The following nucleotide sequence is from cyanobacterium endosymbiont of Braarudosphaera bigelowii.
AGTTTATTCAGCTAATATCAATTGCATTAAATATATTAAAAAAAAAAATTAAAATCCTAAATTTGTATATAATTTTGTATTTTTAATATTGATTTCGATATGATTCAGATAGTAATAAATCTGATCAGATATTTAAAAAGCTGAGATGATAAAAATTTGCTATGAATTAAGGATCAAAACTCTCCTGTGAGCCATACTTCACCAATATTAATGCCACATCTTACAATGTCGTCATCGTCAGACAATAATCGTCTAAGACTTTTTTGTGGATCGTCTAACATTGCTCTAGCCCAAGAAATTGCTAGTTATCTAGGAATGGACATTGGACCTATGGTTCGTAAGCGATTCGCCGATGGTGAATTATACGTCCAAATTCAAGAATCAATTCGAGGATGCGATGTTTATTTAATACAACCTTGTTGTAACCCTGTTAATGATCATTTTATGGAGTTACTAATTATGATTGATGCTTGTCGAAGAGCATCTGCGCGTCAGATTACCGCTGTAATCCCTTACTATGGTTATGCTAGAGCCGATAGAAAAACAGCGGGACGTGAATCTATCACAGCAAAACTGGTAGCTAATCTAATAACAGAAGCAGGTGCTCATCGAGTTTTATCTATGGATTTACATTCTGCCCAAATACAAGGTTACTTTGATATACCTTTTGATCATATATATAGTACCCCAGTATTATTGGACTATTTTTCTACAAAGGATTTATCTGATCTTGTAATTGTTTCTCCAGATGTTGGAGGTGTTGCTAGAGCCAGAGCATTTGCTAAAAAACTTGATGACGCTCCATTAGCAATCATCGATAAACGTCGCCAATCTCATAATGTAGCTGAAGTTATGAATATTATTGGGGACGTTAAAGATAAAACAGCTGTTTTAGTTGATGACATGATTGATACAGCCGGAACAATTACGAAGGGAGCAAATTTACTTCGAGAAGAGGGTGCGAGAAGAGTTTATGCCTGTGCTACTCATGCTGTATTTTCTGGTCCCGCTATTTCTCGACTTTCAAGTGGTGTTCTAGAGGAAGTAATAGTTACAAATACGATTCCAATTCCTGAGGAAAATTGTTTTGAACAGCTTACTGTACTATCTGTAGCTAACTTATTAGGAGAAGCTATTTGGCGTGTTCATGAAGATACATCTGTAAGCAGTATGTTTCGTTAAATTAGATCTTCAAGTGTTCTTTAATAATTCTAACTTTTATTCATAAGGTTAGAATTATTAAAGATATAAAATATTACTGAACGAAGCCTTATTTGATTCTATGGATATGGTCACAAATTAATTAATTTTTAATGAAAAAAAGAAATAGTTAAATTCTTAATATCTTAAGGATGAAATATATTTAATTAATAATTTTAAATGAAGAAATAAGCATGAGCTTAGCACATAACAATTCTTACAACTAAAATTATTGGTGGTAAATTTTCTAATAATTAGAATTATATTCTATAGGGAAAATATAGAATTTCCCTATAGAATACAGTCATTGCATTTTCATATCTTTAAGTAAAAATGGCATTATTATTCCTGTAAAGACACTAGAAACGATAAGGGCCATGGTAAAGTTTAAGCCCACTTCTTGAGAGCCAATTAATATTAACAATCCTTCTAGTCCAACTAGTATAAAAGATCCTAATAAGATTCCAAAAACTAATTGTCTGTAAACATAAAGAGGATCACGTAACAATTTACCTTTGAAGAATAATTTTGCTGAGTACCAAACTAAATTAAACATATGTTAAGCTCCTAAATAAATTTAAGAATAATTAAACCAATAATAGCAACAGGAATACCCCCAGCTGGACCTAACAAACCTCCAAGAATACCTGCTAGCTCATATCCCAAGTCTTTTCCAGCCAAAATAATACCACCAATAG
It contains:
- a CDS encoding ribose-phosphate pyrophosphokinase, producing the protein MSSSSDNNRLRLFCGSSNIALAQEIASYLGMDIGPMVRKRFADGELYVQIQESIRGCDVYLIQPCCNPVNDHFMELLIMIDACRRASARQITAVIPYYGYARADRKTAGRESITAKLVANLITEAGAHRVLSMDLHSAQIQGYFDIPFDHIYSTPVLLDYFSTKDLSDLVIVSPDVGGVARARAFAKKLDDAPLAIIDKRRQSHNVAEVMNIIGDVKDKTAVLVDDMIDTAGTITKGANLLREEGARRVYACATHAVFSGPAISRLSSGVLEEVIVTNTIPIPEENCFEQLTVLSVANLLGEAIWRVHEDTSVSSMFR